A window of Thermoproteus sp. genomic DNA:
TTCCCGTATACATGTTCCGGATCTTCATCGACGGGAGGACTTGGAGGGTGTTGATAAGCGGGAAGGAGGAGGACCTAGACCTTCTAGACGAAGGCTGGGAGCTCGCCGGAGAATATAAGGATTGGGCCTCGGCCTATAGGGTCGCCTTGAGGCTTGCAGACGCCCACGATATGGTGCTTGAGTGGTACGTAGAGGAGGCCAACGCCTAGACGACAACCCCCGTTTTTGGACGGCCCCGAGGGGCCGGCTATTATAAAACCGGCCGGTGTGCGACTAGAGTTTGAACCGCACGGCGGCTCTATCTATCGCTTCGAATATCGTGGGGTGGGCGTGTGGGAGCAGGGCTAGGTCTTTTATTCTGGCGTTTACCGCCACCGCCAGCGCTATTTCGTTTATTATCATAGAGGCCGCCTCGCCGTAGATCACGCCGCCGATTACCCTCTGGCTCTCCCTCTCCACTAATATCTTGACGAAGCCTTCCCTCACCCCCACTATTTGGGCGTATGCGTCGTCTGCGAGGGGATACCGCACAGCCACGTAGTTTATGCCTCTGGCCCTAGCCGCCTCCTCGCTCAGGCCGACCATGGCAGCCTCCGGCTCTGTGAAGAGGGTCAGAGGTATTGCGTTGAAGTTAACCTCGTATATGGGGGCCCCGTGGAGTATATTCCACGCAGCCACTACGGACTCCTTGACGGCCGAGTGGTACAGCATGTATTTGCCCAAGACGTCCCCCGCCGCGTAGACGTTGGGGAGCTTGGTCGCCATAGAGGAGTCAACTTCGACATGTCCTCTCTCCACTACGCCAAGCCTCTCGAGACCCGCCACATATGGCCTCCGCCCTACGGCCATTACGACCTCGGCGCCCTTGACGTAGCCCCTACTGCCGTCGGGCCTCTCGTAGACTACAATCTTCTCGCCGCTCTCCTCCTTAATCTCCACAACCTTAGAATTCGTGAGGATCTCCACGCCTCTGGACCTCAACTTCTCCTCTATTTGCGACACCACGTCTTGATCCCACCCGCCGAGTATCCTCGGCAACATCTCGACTACCGTCGCCTTGACGCCCATAGCCCCCAGGACGGACGCCACCTCAACCCCGATATAGCCGCCCCCGATGACCACCACCTCGCGGGGGACCTTCCTGTAGCCCGTCTTGTAGCCGAAAAGCTCCTGGCTACCTATCGCCAACTCGGCGCCGGGTACCGGAATCCTTATGGGCTCGGAGCCCGTAGCCAACAGTAGGTACTTCCCCTCGACCTCCTTCTCCCAAGAGCCGTCAACGGATTTAACCCTCACCTTATGTCCGTCGACTATCTCAGCGACCCCCTTGACGAATTCGAGATTTTCGTGTTCTTTTATCTCCCGTATATGTTGTAGGTACCTTATGTACTGCACCTCGTCCTTATGGCTGATCAGGTCCTCCCACAAGAGCCTCACCTGGTCTATGGTGTTGTTGCCGACTTCCCTCATGAGGCCTCTGAGCCTCTCGGCGAGGTAGACCATAATCGCCACAGACTTGGAGGGTATACAGCCCTCGTAGAGGCAGTTGCCTCCCAGATTTCCCTTATCGTCTACCAGCAGGACCTTACGGCCGCCCTTGCTTAACTCAAAGGCTCCGTGGTAGCCTCCTCCGCCGCCCCCCACAACAACTACGTCGTACCTGTCGGCCCTAGGCGGGTCTTCAAATTCGGGGTCAGTTGGGGGGAAGGTGGGATATTTCCCCAACATATTAGGAAAGGAAAAAATCGTATTAAAATGTTAATTATAGTCAAATTTTTGACAGACAACAGGAGGGCGATCTATTTATAGGGGAGATATATCGCCCCCCATGAAGGTAAGAATACTCGCAAAGGTCTTCGAGGAGAGGGACCACATAGTCGTGTGGTTCAAGGGGAGGCCGGTCCTAGTCGTCAAGAGGCCGGAGGGGCTTTACGCCATAGACGCGGTCTGCGCCCACATGGGCTGCGCCTTGCTCACAGAAGTCGAGGGGTACTACGCCGTATGTCCGGCGCATAAGGCTAAATACGACATAAGGACCGGCGAGATGGTAGAAAAGCCTGTGGTGAGGCCCGAAGTGCCCTGTGAGTTTGAAGACGTGAAGCCGCCTCTCAAGACCTATAAGGTCAAGATCTCTGAGGACGGCTTTTTGGACATAGATTTTTAGGGGAAACACAATATAGTGGGGGCGGACCCCCTCGAGGCGCTCAGGAGGAAATTCCCCAATAAGCCCAGGAGCTGGCTCAAAAGAGCACTGGCTAGGGTCGGCGACGTGTCGGAGGGGCCTGGCTACTATGTCGTGAGGGGCAGGTCGGACCTCGGCGATAAGTACCCGCAGTACCACGTCTGGTGGTCTGAAGCCGAGAGGCGTTGGGTCTGTACCTGCTACCTCACCGAGTGGGGTAGCAAAAGGGCTAGGGACATATGTACCCACGTGGCCGCCGTACTGTTCTACCGCGAATACGGGGCGGCGGGCGCCGGCAAGCGCTACGTGGCCACGATGGTCGTCGAGTGTCCCCAGAGGCCTTCCGCAAACGGCGAGGTCTTCGCGAAGCTTGTGGCGGGCGGCAAGATCACGGACTACCAAAAGCCCAAGTGGCGCGTCGCAGTGGTGTCCAGCAACCGCTTGGAGGTCGAGGCAAACGAGGCCTACATAATCGCCAAGGAGTTCGTCTCGGCGCAAGCGATATAAAACAGCGCCTGGACGCCGGTATGTGCATCTCCGCCCGCGGCCTTAAGAAGCGTTACGGCGACGTGGTGGCGCTCGACGGGGTCTCTTTTGATGTGGAGTGTGGCGGGGCGGCGGCGCTTCTGGGGCCCAACGGAGCGGGGAAGTCCACTACTCTCCGCATTCTGGCGGGCCTTCTGAGGCCGGACGCGGGGGAGGCTCGGCTCTGCGGCTACGACGTGCAGAGACAGCCGAGAGAGGCCAAGAGCTGTATGGGCTATCTGCCCGAAGACGCTTCGCCGTTTTTGAACCTCACAGTGCGGGAAAATTTGGAGTACGTGGCGGCGTTGAGGGGTCTGGATGACTCCGCCGTCGAC
This region includes:
- a CDS encoding dihydrolipoyl dehydrogenase, giving the protein MLGKYPTFPPTDPEFEDPPRADRYDVVVVGGGGGGYHGAFELSKGGRKVLLVDDKGNLGGNCLYEGCIPSKSVAIMVYLAERLRGLMREVGNNTIDQVRLLWEDLISHKDEVQYIRYLQHIREIKEHENLEFVKGVAEIVDGHKVRVKSVDGSWEKEVEGKYLLLATGSEPIRIPVPGAELAIGSQELFGYKTGYRKVPREVVVIGGGYIGVEVASVLGAMGVKATVVEMLPRILGGWDQDVVSQIEEKLRSRGVEILTNSKVVEIKEESGEKIVVYERPDGSRGYVKGAEVVMAVGRRPYVAGLERLGVVERGHVEVDSSMATKLPNVYAAGDVLGKYMLYHSAVKESVVAAWNILHGAPIYEVNFNAIPLTLFTEPEAAMVGLSEEAARARGINYVAVRYPLADDAYAQIVGVREGFVKILVERESQRVIGGVIYGEAASMIINEIALAVAVNARIKDLALLPHAHPTIFEAIDRAAVRFKL
- a CDS encoding Rieske (2Fe-2S) protein; translated protein: MKVRILAKVFEERDHIVVWFKGRPVLVVKRPEGLYAIDAVCAHMGCALLTEVEGYYAVCPAHKAKYDIRTGEMVEKPVVRPEVPCEFEDVKPPLKTYKVKISEDGFLDIDF